Proteins encoded in a region of the Orenia metallireducens genome:
- a CDS encoding bacteriohemerythrin, whose translation MKNKKEGVSNSSIKLGLGLRFGLGIIIAILVSIPIGQFISALVSNYIYGGKQIGYLARIIDYVLIFILLEILLKQLVVKRIDKITTLVRSLKSDNFSSDDIKVSGNDEIGNLYNEFESMDKSLDGGLNSIIQGVRKEIDSLSIYSNELSASSKEGNATIDETHQLVEHMMSNVEEISASAEEVTGFAEESSAQTQLGRDNIEKTITSIQEINESVSNTVEIIKALHENSKQIGEIISLITNIANQTNMLALNAAIEAARAGEQGKGFAVVAEEIRHLSEETSSATGDIVNIVKETQLKSQEVLNSIEKVELKAKEGERIAEETDRVFFEIEESSQETAMMIEQTAHAAQDLAENSDRLVQESQIISRIFSVVSSSSEELAEMSQKINALINKTNSKDTSLGLIEWDDSYSVGIEAIDKQHKQLFNIVNDLISANKLNKGKKEIGKVLNFLADYTVKHFKDEEKLQQDSGYPDYESHKELHDKFLEDAVNFKERFDKGQIDTATMMDFNKTITRWLVQHVRGIDQEVGEHIRNN comes from the coding sequence ATGAAGAATAAGAAGGAAGGTGTAAGTAACTCATCGATAAAGTTGGGTTTAGGCTTAAGGTTTGGCTTGGGAATAATTATAGCAATCTTAGTAAGTATTCCTATTGGACAATTTATTAGTGCTTTGGTAAGTAACTATATTTATGGTGGTAAGCAGATAGGATATTTGGCTAGGATTATTGATTATGTGCTTATCTTTATTCTACTTGAGATTTTATTAAAGCAACTTGTAGTCAAGAGAATAGATAAGATAACTACTTTAGTAAGAAGTCTAAAGAGTGATAATTTCTCTTCAGATGATATTAAGGTTAGTGGTAATGATGAAATAGGTAACTTATATAATGAATTTGAAAGTATGGATAAATCCTTAGATGGGGGGTTAAATTCTATTATCCAAGGTGTTAGAAAGGAGATTGATAGTTTATCAATTTATAGTAACGAGCTATCTGCTTCTTCTAAAGAGGGGAATGCTACAATAGATGAGACCCATCAACTTGTAGAGCATATGATGTCTAATGTAGAAGAGATTTCCGCTAGTGCTGAAGAGGTAACAGGTTTTGCTGAAGAATCTTCAGCTCAGACCCAATTGGGTAGAGATAATATTGAGAAGACGATTACTAGCATTCAAGAGATTAATGAATCAGTAAGTAATACAGTAGAGATAATTAAAGCTTTACATGAGAATTCTAAGCAGATTGGTGAAATTATTAGCCTAATTACCAATATAGCCAATCAGACAAATATGTTAGCCCTAAATGCTGCTATTGAAGCTGCTAGGGCTGGGGAGCAAGGTAAAGGATTTGCCGTAGTGGCAGAAGAGATTAGACATTTATCTGAAGAGACATCTAGTGCTACTGGTGATATTGTCAATATCGTTAAAGAGACTCAGTTGAAATCACAAGAGGTACTAAACTCCATCGAGAAGGTTGAGCTTAAGGCAAAGGAAGGAGAACGGATTGCTGAAGAGACAGACCGTGTATTTTTTGAGATAGAAGAATCTAGTCAAGAGACGGCAATGATGATTGAACAGACTGCTCATGCAGCTCAAGATTTGGCTGAGAATAGTGATCGTTTAGTGCAGGAATCACAGATAATCTCTAGAATCTTTAGTGTGGTATCAAGTTCTTCTGAAGAGTTGGCAGAAATGAGCCAGAAGATTAATGCTTTAATCAACAAGACTAATAGTAAAGATACTAGCTTGGGATTAATTGAGTGGGATGATAGTTATTCTGTTGGGATTGAAGCAATTGATAAACAGCATAAGCAACTCTTTAATATAGTTAATGATTTAATTAGTGCTAATAAATTGAATAAAGGAAAGAAAGAGATTGGTAAGGTATTAAACTTTTTAGCAGATTATACAGTAAAACATTTTAAAGATGAAGAGAAATTACAGCAGGATTCAGGTTATCCTGATTACGAGAGTCATAAAGAGTTACATGATAAGTTTTTAGAGGACGCAGTCAACTTTAAAGAGAGATTTGATAAGGGGCAGATAGATACGGCTACTATGATGGACTTTAACAAGACTATAACTCGTTGGTTGGTACAGCATGTTAGAGGAATTGACCAGGAAGTAGGAGAGCATATTAGAAATAATTGA